One Gammaproteobacteria bacterium genomic region harbors:
- the rho gene encoding transcription termination factor Rho, which translates to MNVADLQQKRPEELMEMGRQLQIDNLAGKSKQVLIFEISKKLALEHPELKTAIHGNGVLEILPDGFGFLRSPKMSYLPGPDDIYVSPNQIRRFNLRTGDSVVGIIRAPKEGERYLALIEVEKINFDSPEVAKDRVAFENLTPVHPDSRIIMQRGNGSKEDVTPRIIDLVAPIGKGQRGLIVSPPKAGKTMMLQNIAASIANNYPECYLIVLLIDERPEEVTEMERCVKGEVVASTFDEPATRHIQVAEMVIEKAKRLVEHKLDVVILLDSITRLARAYNTVVPASGKVLTGGVDANALQRPKRFFGAARNIEGGGSLTILATALIDTGSKMDDVIYEEFKSTGNSEIHLDRAIAEGRTFPAINIQRSGTRREELITNAEELNRMWILRRILHNMGEKPSIDFLLEKLGHTKTNEEFFDTMKR; encoded by the coding sequence ATAAATGTCGCTGATCTCCAGCAAAAAAGACCCGAAGAGTTAATGGAAATGGGCAGGCAATTGCAAATTGATAACCTTGCCGGAAAGAGCAAACAAGTTTTAATTTTTGAAATTTCAAAAAAATTAGCTCTTGAGCATCCTGAGCTAAAGACAGCGATTCATGGGAATGGTGTACTTGAAATATTACCCGATGGATTCGGGTTTTTACGATCTCCCAAAATGTCTTATTTGCCGGGTCCTGATGATATTTATGTTTCACCTAACCAAATTAGACGATTTAATTTAAGAACAGGTGATAGTGTTGTCGGTATTATTCGAGCGCCAAAAGAAGGCGAACGATATTTAGCCCTGATAGAAGTAGAAAAAATTAATTTTGACTCGCCTGAAGTTGCGAAAGATCGTGTGGCATTCGAAAATTTAACTCCAGTGCATCCTGATAGTCGAATTATTATGCAACGCGGTAACGGTAGTAAAGAAGATGTTACTCCGCGCATCATTGATTTGGTGGCGCCTATTGGTAAAGGACAACGAGGTTTGATCGTTTCTCCACCAAAAGCGGGTAAAACAATGATGCTTCAAAATATAGCAGCATCAATTGCGAATAATTATCCTGAATGTTATTTGATTGTATTGTTGATTGATGAGCGCCCTGAAGAAGTAACTGAAATGGAGCGGTGCGTTAAAGGTGAAGTCGTTGCGAGTACTTTTGATGAGCCTGCAACACGTCATATTCAAGTTGCTGAAATGGTAATTGAAAAAGCGAAGCGCTTAGTCGAACACAAACTTGATGTTGTTATTTTATTGGACTCTATTACTCGTTTAGCACGTGCTTACAATACTGTTGTTCCTGCTTCAGGAAAAGTCTTAACGGGTGGTGTTGATGCCAATGCATTACAACGGCCGAAACGATTTTTTGGTGCTGCTCGTAATATTGAAGGTGGTGGAAGTTTAACAATTTTAGCGACCGCGTTGATTGATACGGGTTCAAAAATGGATGACGTTATTTACGAAGAATTTAAAAGTACGGGTAACAGTGAAATTCATTTGGATCGCGCTATTGCCGAAGGACGAACTTTCCCGGCAATTAATATTCAACGTTCAGGTACTCGTCGTGAAGAATTGATTACAAATGCGGAAGAGCTGAATAGAATGTGGATATTACGAAGAATACTCCATAATATGGGTGAAAAGCCTTCTATTGATTTCTTGTTGGAAAAATTGGGTCATACCAAAACTAACGAAGAATTTTTTGATACGATGAAGCGCTAG
- the trxA gene encoding thioredoxin TrxA → MSKNTVAVTDASFETEVLKAQGPVLVDFWAEWCGPCKSIAPILDEVSVEYSDRLKVVKLNTDENPDVAVKYSVRSIPTLMIFKNGVNEATRVGALTKSQLTAFVDEYL, encoded by the coding sequence ATGAGTAAAAACACAGTAGCTGTTACCGATGCATCATTCGAAACGGAAGTGCTAAAAGCACAGGGCCCAGTGTTGGTTGATTTTTGGGCTGAGTGGTGTGGGCCATGCAAAAGCATAGCGCCAATTTTAGATGAGGTTTCTGTAGAATATTCAGATCGACTAAAAGTTGTGAAACTAAATACTGATGAAAATCCTGATGTGGCTGTAAAATATTCTGTGCGTTCAATTCCGACATTAATGATATTTAAAAATGGCGTAAATGAAGCGACACGAGTAGGTGCATTGACAAAATCCCAATTAACGGCCTTTGTTGATGAGTATCTTTAA